The proteins below come from a single Sorghum bicolor cultivar BTx623 chromosome 4, Sorghum_bicolor_NCBIv3, whole genome shotgun sequence genomic window:
- the LOC8077174 gene encoding uncharacterized protein LOC8077174: protein MATPTASSNLPLATATATASASVSTSFPNRFLRTPCTLRRRSWPRLRLRAGSVKEWREFEDDAGTVKEWREFEDAVRRKDLPRALRFLQSVEPAAAAAPGGTAAVQVAVPVPPGRDWEVLDACIDSDDMRLVGRAYQFLVDRGVLASFGMCKNIVLEGPREVTPTVLKEMTGLEAEKLAPKKWGLSGSSPYVLVGFLGGVSFLLTQGVDLRPKLGAVLGLATADALFLGGTCLAQISCFWPPYKRRILVHEAGHLLTAYLMGCPIRGVILDPFVALRMGIQGQAGTQFWDEKMEKELAEGHLSSTAFDRYCMILFAGTAAEALVYGEAEGGENDENLFRSLCILLNPPLSVAQMANRARWSVMQSYNLLKWHKKAHRAAVKALEDGHSLSIVIRRIEEAIASERKYDN from the exons ATGGCGACGCCAACGGCCTCATCCAACTTACCcctcgccaccgccaccgccaccgcctccgcctccgtctCCACCTCGTTCCCCAACCGATTCCTCCGCACGCCGTGCACGCTCCGGCGCCGCTCTTGGCCCCGCCTGCGACTGCGTGCGGGCTCCGTCAAGGAGTGGCGCGAGTTCGAGGACGACGCGGGCACCGTCAAGGAGTGGCGGGAGTTCGAGGACGCCGTCAGGAGGAAGGACCTCCCCCGCGCTCTCCGCTTCCTGCAGTCCGTGgagcccgcggcggcggcagcgccgGGGGGGACCGCGGCGGTGCAGGTCGCGGTCCCCGTGCCGCCGGGGCGGGACTGGGAGGTGCTCGACGCCTGCATCGACTCCGACGACATGCGCCTCGTCGGCCGGGCGTACCAGTTCCTCGTCGACCGGGGTGTCCTCGCCAGCTTCGGAATGTGCAAGAACATCG TTCTGGAAGGGCCAAGAGAAGTGACACCAACAGTTTTGAAGGAGATGACCGGTTTGGAAG CTGAAAAACTTGCGCCAAAGAAATGGGGTCTGTCTGGAAGTTCTCCGTATGTTCTCGTTGGATTTCTTGGAGGTGTATCTTTTCTACTGACACAAGGGGTTGATCTACGGCCTAAATTGGGTGCTGTATTGGGATTAGCAACAGCCGATGCATTGTTTCTTGGTGGTACCTGTCTCGCTCAAATCTCATGTTTCTGGCCTCCATATAAACGTCGGATCCTTGTACATGAAGCAGGGCATCTTCTTACTG CCTATCTAATGGGCTGCCCGATACGAGGAGTCATTTTGGATCCATTTGTGGCATTGCGAATGGGCATCCAGGGCCAG GCAGGGACTCAGTTCTGGGATGAAAAGATGGAAAAAGAACTAGCCGAGGGTCATCTATCAAGTACTGCATTTGACAG GTACTGTATGATTCTGTTTGCCGGAACTGCTGCTGAAGCACTTGTTTATGGGGAGGCAGAAGGTGGAGAAAATGACGAGAACTTATTCAGGAGTTTGTGCATTCTACTGAACCCACCGCTTTCTGTTGCACAG ATGGCAAACCGAGCTCGTTGGTCAGTCATGCAATCTTATAACCTCCTGAAGTGGCACAAGAAAGCTCATAGAGCTGCAGTCAAAGCACTTGAAGACGGGCATAGTCTCAGCATTGTAATCAGAAGGATAGAAGAAGCCATCGCCTCTGAAAGAAAATACGACAATTAA
- the LOC110435132 gene encoding phosphoglycerate kinase, cytosolic-like, with protein sequence MATKRSVGTLGEADLKGKKVFVRADLNVPLDDAQKITDDTRIRASVPTIKFLLEKGAKVILASHLGRPKGVTPKYSLKPLVPRLSELLGVEVVMANDCIGEEVEKLVAALPEGGVLLLENVRFYKEEEKNEPEFAKKLASVADLYVNDAFGTAHRAHASTEGVTKYLKPAVAGFLMQKELDYLVGAVANPKKPFAAIVGGSKVSTKIGVIESLLAKVDILILGGGMIYTFYKAQGYSVGKSLVEEDKLELATSLIEKAKAKGVSLLLPTDIVVADKFAADAESKIVPATAIPDDWMGLDVGPDATKTFNEALDTTQTIIWNGPMGVFEFPKFAAGTEAIAKKLAELTTTKGVTTIIGGGDSVAAVEKAGLADKMSHISTGGGASLELLEGKTLPGVLALDDA encoded by the exons ATGGCGACCAAGAGGAGCGTCGGTACCCTTGGGGAGGCGGATCTGAAGGGGAAGAAGGTGTTCGTGCGCGCCGACCTCAACGTCCCGCTCGACGACGCCCAGAAGATCACCGATGACACCCGCATCCGCGCCTCCGTCCCCACCATCAAGTTCCTCCTCGAGAAGGGCGCCAAGGTCATCCTCGCTAGCCACCTG GGTCGTCCAAAAGGTGTCACCCCAAAGTACAGCTTGAAGCCTCTTGTTCCACGCTTGTCTGAGCTCCTTGGAGTTGAA GTTGTGATGGCCAATGATTGCATTGGTGAGGAAGTTGAGAAGTTGGTTGCTGCTTTGCCAGAAGGTGGAGTTCTTCTCCTAGAGAATGTTAGATTCTACAAGGAGGAAGAGAAGAACGAGCCCGAGTTTGCTAAGAAGCTAGCATCTGTTGCTGACCTTTATGTCAATGATGCTTTTGGCACGGCACACAGAGCTCATGCTTCAACTGAAGGAGTTACCAAGTATTTGAAGCCTGCTGTTGCTGGCTTCCTCATGCAGAAG GAACTTGACTATCTTGTTGGAGCTGTTGCCAACCCAAAGAAGCCTTTTGCCGCCATTGTTGGTGGATCCAAGGTCTCAACTAAGATTGGGGTCATCGAGTCTCTGCTGGCGAAGGTTGATATCCTCATCCTTGGTGGTGGTATGATCTACACATTTTACAAGGCACAGGGATATTCTGTTGGAAAATCTCTTGTGGAAGAAGACAAACTTGAGCTTGCAACTTCCCTTATTGAGAAGGCGAAGGCAAAGGGGGTTTCTCTTTTGCTTCCCACTGATATTGTTGTAGCAGACAAGTTTGCAGCTGATGCTGAGAGCAAG ATTGTTCCTGCCACTGCTATCCCTGATGACTGGATGGGTCTTGATGTTGGCCCTGATGCCACCAAAACATTCAATGAAGCATTGGACACCACCCAGACTATTATTTGGAACGGTCCCATGGGAGTGTTTGAGTTCCCGAAGTTTGCAGCTGGCACTGAG GCGATTGCCAAGAAGCTGGCTGAGCTTACAACCACAAAgggtgtcaccaccatcatcggcGGTGGTGATTCTGTTGCTGCTGTTGAGAAGGCTGGGCTGGCCGACAAGATGAGCCACATTTCGACCGGCGGTGGTGCAAGCTTGGAGCTCTTGGAAGGCAAGACTCTACCAGGTGTCCTTGCCCTCGATGACGCCTAA
- the LOC8076115 gene encoding uncharacterized protein LOC8076115: protein MAVEGRAVQLPLEEPYWENWDSMVTLVDEHNRAAFDLEVEITNQINEYIDDYSRKIRELNAKLPKEQQFFPVCVRPRDPELLIKARAPFFKEFKMGNISPTSWGCKHFASPEPGEKYKASTMLQVFCLRFATDILKCGPMEVYGFVAVRDDCEPLRNYIFNLPREEAITLDSSVLPLISPIRGMSVWNNALVEINLKGKKNEKSDDLVLIDSCIEFRWNRIVRDKKLKSRIDGPFGAFEMEYMFIKHGIEAVVEVDIPSELIGDHVLIVARSTGFKQEVMIYDDVVKEETRKISAVIAASRRGSLHFGFLATGIRASADYIKFQVKKSGTHQGYMFILKEPQSAMLHYEPHDILVVNGCLPREGLQLPQKKGRILGLRRSVNDPGVIRVPFKVTFSTMGYYNNGML, encoded by the exons ATGGCTGTAGAGGGAAGGGCGGTGCAACTGCCATTGGAGGAGCCCTACTGGGAGAATTGGGATTCGATGGTAACTTTGGTGGATGAACACAACAGGGCCGCGTTTG ATCTAGAAGTGGAGATCACAAATCAAATTAATGAATACATCGATGATTATTCAAGGAAAATTAGAGAACTTAATGCCAAACTTCCAAAAGAGCAGCAATTTTTCCCTGTGTGTGTCCGGCCACGAGACCCTGAACTTCTAATTAAGGCAAGAGCACCATTTTTCAAGGAGTTTAAAATGGGAAACATCTCTCCAA CTAGTTGGGGATGCAAGCATTTTGCTAGCCCAGAACCAGGAGAAAAGTACAAAGCTTCAACTATGCTGCAGGTTTTTTGTCTGAGATTTGCTACAGATATTCTGAAGTGTGGACCAATGGAAGTTTATGGTTTTGTGGCAGTAAGAGATGATTGTGAACCTTTGAGGAATTACATCTTCAATCTCCCGAGAGAAGAAGCTATTACCTTG GATTCCTCTGTGTTGCCATTGATTTCACCCATTCGTGGCATGTCTGTGTGGAACAATGCATTGGTTGAAATAAATTTGAAGGGCAAGAAAAACGAAAAATCTGATGATCTCGTTCTTATTGATTCATGCATTGAGTTTAGATGGAATAGGATTGTTCGTGATAAGAAGCTCAAGTCTAGAATTGATGGCCCATTTGGTGCATTTGAAATGGAGTACATGTTTATCAAGCATGGGATAGAAGCTGTTGTTGAAGTTGACATTCCTTCGGAATTGATTGGTGACCATGTCCTGATTGTTGCTCGCAGCACCGGGTTTAAGCAAGAGGTGATGATATACGATGATGTTGTGAAGGAAGAGACGAGAAAGATTTCAGCTGTGATTGCTGCTTCTCGTCGTGGGAGTTTACATTTTGGTTTCCTAGCAACAGGGATCCGTGCTAGTGCTGACTACATCAAATTCCAAGTGAAGAAGTCTGGAACCCACCAAGGGTATATGTTCATCCTGAAAGAGCCACAGTCGGCCATGTTACATTATGAACCACATGATATCTTGGTAGTTAACGGTTGTTTGCCTCGAGAAGGTCTACAGCTTCCCCAGAAAAAGGGAAGGATTCTTGGATTGCGAAGGAGTGTCAATGATCCTGGAGTAATTAGAGTCCCTTTTAAGGTCACATTTTCAACAATGGGATATTATAACAATGGAATGTTATGA
- the LOC8076116 gene encoding 60S ribosomal protein L27a-2 has protein sequence MTTSLKKNRKKRGHVSAGHGRIGKHRKHPGGRGNAGGMHHHRILFDKYHPGYFGKVGMRYFHKLRNKFYCPSVNVERLWSMVPADKVAEAAGGDKAPLLDVTQFGYFKVLGKGMLPPKPIVVKAKLISKVAEKKIKAAGGAVLLTA, from the coding sequence ATGACGACGAGCCTGAAGAAGAACCGGAAGAAGCGCGGTCACGTGTCGGCGGGGCACGGCCGCATCGGCAAGCACCGGAAGCACCCTGGAGGTCGCGGTAACGCCGGAGGCATGCACCACCACCGCATCCTCTTCGACAAGTACCACCCGGGCTACTTCGGCAAGGTCGGCATGCGCTACTTCCACAAGCTCCGCAACAAGTTCTACTGCCCCTCGGTCAACGTCGAGCGGCTCTGGTCGATGGTGCCCGCCGACAAGGTCGCCGAGGCGGCCGGTGGCGACAAGGCCCCGCTCCTGGACGTGACGCAGTTCGGCTACTTCAAGGTGCTCGGCAAGGGGATGCTGCCGCCCAAGCCCATCGTCGTCAAGGCCAAGCTCATCTCCAAGGTCGCCGAGAAGAAGATCAAGGCTGCTGGAGGCGCCGTCCTGCTCACCGCATAG